The Deinococcus sonorensis KR-87 genome includes a window with the following:
- a CDS encoding alpha/beta hydrolase family protein has product METFASFRVGGQRVYGMLHVPDTERPAHGFPSVLMLHGFTGQRVEPHRLFVLFSRYLAQLGVASLRIDFRGSGESEGDFSEMTVSREVEDAVAAFEYLRDQPDIDPERAMLHGFSMGGMVAALASPQVRPHRLALWAPALPELWLRYLKGGFVPPVITDQGGWPLGRDFLLEMPRLQPLEAAQRWGGVARVFHGDQDEAVPPEVGVRYARALGCDAVGIPGASHTFDSLDAVDMLYRETARFLTGQ; this is encoded by the coding sequence ATGGAAACCTTCGCCAGCTTTCGGGTGGGTGGTCAACGGGTGTACGGCATGCTGCACGTACCGGACACCGAGCGGCCAGCCCACGGCTTTCCCAGCGTCCTGATGCTGCACGGCTTCACGGGGCAGCGGGTGGAGCCGCACCGGCTGTTCGTGCTGTTCTCCCGGTATCTGGCTCAGCTGGGCGTGGCCAGCCTGCGCATTGACTTCCGGGGCAGCGGCGAGTCGGAGGGCGACTTCTCCGAGATGACCGTGAGCCGGGAGGTGGAGGACGCGGTGGCCGCCTTCGAGTACCTCAGGGACCAGCCGGACATCGACCCGGAGCGGGCCATGCTGCACGGCTTCTCGATGGGCGGCATGGTGGCCGCCCTCGCCAGCCCGCAGGTGAGGCCGCACCGACTGGCGCTGTGGGCGCCCGCGCTGCCGGAGCTGTGGCTGCGCTACCTGAAGGGCGGCTTCGTGCCGCCGGTCATCACCGACCAGGGCGGCTGGCCGCTGGGCCGCGACTTCCTGCTGGAGATGCCGAGGCTGCAGCCGCTGGAGGCCGCACAACGCTGGGGCGGCGTGGCGCGGGTCTTCCACGGCGACCAGGACGAGGCCGTGCCGCCAGAGGTGGGCGTGCGGTATGCCCGCGCGCTCGGCTGCGACGCGGTGGGCATTCCCGGCGCCAGCCACACCTTCGACAGCCTGGACGCGGTGGACATGCTGTACCGCGAGACGGCCCGCTTCCTGACCGGCCAGTGA
- a CDS encoding citrate synthase family protein translates to MTDHPDATLSAEEAAQRLGVSRATLYAYVSRGLVRSEPGQGRSRERRYRRSDIEGLERRREERRDPAGTAQAALDMTAEGWGTPLLSSALCRIEDGQLSYRGQPIERLVASVTVEQMAGLLWTGQPEAWTQPALRARLAPLPLLHGGTLLEAFAHALASAAAREPTALDQRVQTLPQRAARTLHLLYAVTERLAGRPPAPDLPLHQRLARAWDLGPHADLLRRALVVVAEHELNVSAFTARTVASSGASLPHVTLAALCAFQGPRHGLATLQARALLTGTLDLGAQPALTRHLQLSGHPAGFGHRLYPAGDPRARLLLEALPEGAVQRSARALEATAYAELNERPNLDLGLAALGLALNLSEDQTLALFVLGRTVGWLAHALETVQSGQFIRPRARYVGP, encoded by the coding sequence ATGACCGATCATCCAGACGCCACCCTGTCCGCCGAGGAGGCAGCCCAGCGGCTTGGGGTGAGCCGCGCTACCCTGTATGCCTACGTGAGCCGAGGGCTGGTGCGCAGTGAGCCGGGGCAGGGGCGCAGCCGCGAACGGCGCTACCGGCGCAGCGACATCGAAGGCCTGGAACGCCGGCGCGAGGAGCGGCGCGATCCGGCCGGAACCGCCCAGGCCGCCCTGGACATGACCGCCGAAGGGTGGGGCACGCCCCTGCTGTCCAGCGCCCTGTGCCGCATCGAGGACGGCCAGCTGAGCTACCGGGGCCAGCCTATCGAGCGGCTGGTGGCCTCAGTCACCGTGGAGCAGATGGCGGGCCTGCTCTGGACGGGGCAGCCTGAGGCCTGGACGCAGCCCGCCCTTCGCGCCCGGCTGGCCCCGCTGCCGCTGCTGCACGGCGGCACGCTCCTGGAAGCCTTCGCTCACGCGCTGGCGAGCGCCGCTGCCCGCGAACCAACCGCCCTGGACCAGCGCGTCCAGACGCTCCCGCAGCGGGCGGCCCGCACGCTTCACCTGCTCTACGCCGTGACGGAGCGGCTGGCGGGCCGCCCGCCGGCCCCGGACCTGCCGCTGCACCAGCGGCTGGCCCGCGCCTGGGACCTCGGGCCGCATGCCGACCTGCTGCGGCGGGCGCTGGTGGTCGTGGCCGAGCACGAACTCAACGTCTCGGCATTCACGGCCCGCACCGTGGCGAGCAGTGGGGCCAGCCTGCCGCACGTGACCCTGGCCGCCCTGTGCGCGTTTCAGGGGCCGCGACATGGACTGGCCACCCTGCAGGCCCGCGCCCTGCTCACCGGCACCCTGGACCTGGGGGCCCAGCCCGCCCTGACCCGGCACCTGCAGCTGTCCGGACATCCGGCCGGCTTCGGGCACCGGCTGTACCCGGCCGGCGACCCCCGGGCCCGGCTGCTGCTGGAGGCCCTGCCGGAGGGGGCGGTGCAGCGCTCCGCCCGAGCGCTGGAAGCCACCGCCTACGCTGAGCTGAACGAACGCCCCAACCTCGACCTGGGGCTGGCCGCGCTGGGGCTGGCCCTGAACCTCAGCGAGGACCAGACGCTGGCGCTGTTCGTGCTGGGCCGCACGGTCGGCTGGCTGGCGCACGCGCTGGAGACGGTGCAAAGCGGCCAGTTCATTCGGCCCCGCGCGCGGTACGTCGGGCCCTGA
- a CDS encoding GNAT family N-acetyltransferase, translating to MIRAAVLADVPRMVRHRYPGEAGDHLNGYADWLCDALPDGRYHGWLAERSGQVIGGVGLVRLEWGPTRQDPSPFRGRVVNMYVEVEARRQGVARALLATVIQAAPTLGLSTLSVGTTVLARPLYRELGFAGVATEMLLRLPG from the coding sequence GTGATCCGGGCGGCGGTGCTGGCCGACGTGCCCCGGATGGTCCGGCACCGCTATCCCGGCGAGGCCGGTGATCACCTGAATGGGTATGCCGACTGGCTGTGCGACGCCCTGCCGGACGGCCGCTATCACGGCTGGCTGGCCGAGCGCTCCGGGCAGGTGATCGGGGGAGTGGGGCTGGTGAGGCTGGAGTGGGGACCCACCCGGCAGGACCCGAGCCCGTTCCGGGGCCGCGTCGTGAACATGTACGTGGAGGTGGAGGCGCGGCGTCAGGGTGTGGCCCGCGCCCTGCTGGCCACGGTGATCCAGGCGGCCCCCACGCTGGGGCTCTCAACCCTCAGTGTGGGGACCACGGTGCTGGCGCGTCCGCTCTACCGTGAACTTGGATTCGCCGGAGTCGCCACCGAGATGCTGCT